From a single Methylacidiphilum kamchatkense Kam1 genomic region:
- a CDS encoding efflux transporter outer membrane subunit, translating to MSSVLVFHSCSVGPDYKPPKVDVPSSWKWGEEKKTANKPKEPLASKTASQSKNTIDPQSVDSLKKAIEEAKKNPGKWKLAAPKDFVKKGEWWKIFNDPVLNQLEAEAEAANQQIKMAMANVIEARAGVGAALSAFFPHTNFTPSYQRWKLKTHLPWLPFILPEPIFSTVPINGLPAGSIIGTTHYYGFQPTLNMWQVYLNSNWELDIWGKLRRQLEAAKAEAQASQAELEGARLTIHADVAQAYYLLRYLDSQLEVMERMIRVYEDNLKRVEIRYKSGLSNELDLARAKTDLSRIKSQYIALESHRAKVENSIARLLGQPASTFHFPRKPLKEEPPEIPTSLPSEILEQRPDIAQAEREMAATNAMIGVAYAAYFPSVNLNAYFGFFNTDFGQLFTWPSNSWIYGPLIDLPIFEGGRLLANLMQARAAYEKAVASYRETILSAFEEVENALIGVRLLEEEQKVEDELVESARKQYDLAMDRFQRGLSHYIEVDTTESLWLNAILTDIALRGERFIVRIALIRAFGGGWNESSMRPPQIKNSESNPSAKRQTK from the coding sequence TTGAGCTCTGTTCTCGTTTTTCATAGCTGCTCGGTGGGTCCGGATTATAAACCACCAAAAGTCGATGTCCCCTCTTCCTGGAAGTGGGGAGAAGAAAAAAAGACAGCCAATAAACCGAAAGAGCCCCTTGCTTCGAAAACTGCTAGTCAGTCAAAAAACACCATTGATCCCCAAAGTGTGGACTCCCTAAAAAAAGCGATAGAAGAAGCCAAGAAAAATCCTGGAAAGTGGAAATTAGCAGCACCTAAAGATTTCGTCAAAAAAGGCGAATGGTGGAAGATTTTCAACGATCCAGTACTCAATCAACTGGAGGCTGAAGCGGAAGCGGCTAATCAACAGATTAAAATGGCAATGGCTAATGTCATTGAAGCGCGAGCAGGAGTAGGAGCAGCCTTGAGCGCTTTTTTTCCGCACACCAATTTCACTCCAAGTTATCAGCGCTGGAAACTGAAAACGCATCTGCCTTGGCTTCCCTTTATTCTACCTGAACCTATTTTTTCAACTGTTCCAATAAACGGCCTTCCTGCTGGATCCATCATTGGAACCACTCACTATTATGGATTTCAGCCTACGCTGAATATGTGGCAGGTCTATCTTAATTCAAATTGGGAACTTGATATTTGGGGCAAATTAAGAAGACAACTAGAGGCAGCTAAAGCAGAAGCTCAAGCTTCGCAGGCAGAATTAGAAGGAGCCAGACTAACAATCCATGCCGATGTGGCTCAAGCCTATTACCTATTGAGATATCTAGACAGCCAACTTGAAGTCATGGAAAGAATGATCCGAGTCTATGAAGATAATTTAAAAAGAGTAGAAATCAGATATAAAAGTGGGTTATCCAATGAACTAGATCTAGCAAGAGCAAAAACAGATCTTTCACGGATTAAATCCCAATACATCGCTTTAGAAAGCCATAGAGCAAAAGTGGAAAATTCGATTGCTCGGCTTCTTGGTCAACCCGCCTCCACTTTTCATTTTCCTCGAAAACCACTGAAAGAAGAACCTCCAGAGATTCCCACAAGTCTACCATCGGAAATCCTCGAGCAAAGGCCAGATATTGCTCAAGCTGAAAGGGAAATGGCAGCAACCAATGCTATGATTGGCGTTGCCTACGCCGCCTATTTCCCTTCGGTCAATCTGAATGCGTATTTTGGATTTTTCAATACGGATTTTGGTCAACTCTTTACTTGGCCATCGAACTCCTGGATTTATGGCCCATTAATCGATTTACCTATTTTTGAAGGAGGAAGGCTTTTAGCTAATCTCATGCAGGCTCGAGCCGCTTATGAAAAAGCCGTAGCTTCCTACAGGGAAACTATTCTGTCTGCATTCGAAGAAGTTGAAAATGCACTCATTGGTGTCCGGCTCCTAGAAGAAGAACAAAAGGTTGAAGATGAGCTGGTAGAATCGGCAAGAAAACAATACGACCTTGCAATGGATAGGTTCCAAAGGGGGCTTTCGCATTATATCGAAGTGGATACAACAGAAAGCCTCTGGCTTAATGCTATCCTGACCGATATCGCATTGCGCGGAGAAAGGTTTATTGTGCGCATCGCCCTTATTCGAGCTTTTGGAGGAGGATGGAACGAGTCTTCCATGCGGCCTCCCCAGATCAAAAATTCAGAATCCAACCCTTCAGCAAAGCGTCAAACAAAATAA
- a CDS encoding DUF2165 family protein — translation MSNQSSYNYSFFQAAIRLSKILILLFFSLYFLLIALNNLLDYETNYTYLRHVLLMDTIPKASHLHSRAWNSPFLFSLVYNSLILWESLCGTVLLIGTFFLFKNLFQSPIAFQKAKSVGIVGLSLGLIQWLYFFILGAGEWFQMWQSSNYNGLPQAFRMSILILVFLLYYVQGEPDA, via the coding sequence ATGTCCAATCAGTCATCTTACAATTATTCGTTTTTTCAGGCCGCTATCAGGCTTTCCAAGATCCTCATCCTTTTGTTCTTTTCCCTCTATTTTCTTTTAATAGCCCTGAACAATCTCTTGGATTATGAAACGAACTATACCTACCTTCGGCATGTCTTGCTTATGGATACCATTCCAAAAGCTTCTCATCTCCATTCCCGGGCTTGGAACTCACCCTTTCTCTTTTCTTTAGTCTACAATAGTCTCATTCTATGGGAAAGCCTTTGTGGGACGGTGCTTCTCATAGGAACTTTTTTTCTTTTTAAGAACCTGTTCCAATCACCGATCGCTTTTCAAAAAGCCAAAAGCGTAGGCATTGTCGGGCTTAGTCTTGGGTTGATCCAATGGCTCTATTTTTTCATCCTTGGAGCCGGAGAATGGTTTCAAATGTGGCAAAGTAGCAATTATAATGGCTTACCTCAAGCTTTTAGAATGTCTATTTTAATCCTCGTTTTTCTTCTCTATTACGTACAGGGAGAGCCTGATGCCTAA
- a CDS encoding bifunctional riboflavin kinase/FAD synthetase, with protein MFDGIHLGHQKILRSLLALGSQENSLVITFEPHPLAIISPERVPPKLVSLQQKKTLFEIYGLKLILFIRFDQRLRELTAEAFLIELKKIFPRLKRVVVGEDFRFGWNAEGNVRLLRERGHQLGFETIVVAPLVFQGQTISSTKIRKAIERRDFSLASQLLGRSYRIEGIVGTGQGVGKTIGFPTANLQHVVQLLPPPGVYGCQVAYNKEIFIGVVNYGWRPTIQEEGRLNLEVHLIDFEGNLYGQTLSLFNFHFIREEKKFLSVEELKQQIATDIEKTKSFFYDPI; from the coding sequence GTGTTTGACGGGATTCATCTTGGTCATCAGAAAATATTAAGAAGCTTACTTGCTCTAGGATCGCAAGAGAACAGTCTGGTCATTACTTTTGAACCACATCCTTTGGCAATTATCTCTCCTGAAAGGGTTCCGCCAAAACTCGTTTCTCTACAACAGAAGAAAACCCTTTTTGAGATCTACGGACTCAAACTCATTCTTTTTATCCGCTTTGATCAGCGATTAAGAGAACTGACAGCAGAAGCCTTTTTAATAGAACTAAAAAAAATATTCCCAAGATTAAAAAGAGTCGTGGTGGGAGAGGATTTTCGATTCGGATGGAATGCGGAAGGCAATGTTCGTCTTTTAAGAGAAAGGGGCCACCAATTAGGATTTGAAACCATTGTCGTAGCTCCTCTAGTGTTTCAAGGACAAACCATTTCCAGTACTAAAATAAGGAAAGCCATTGAAAGAAGAGATTTTAGCTTAGCTTCTCAGCTCTTAGGGCGCAGCTATCGGATCGAAGGCATTGTGGGAACCGGTCAGGGAGTAGGCAAAACAATCGGCTTTCCCACAGCCAATTTGCAGCATGTCGTCCAACTGCTCCCGCCTCCTGGGGTTTATGGCTGTCAGGTAGCCTATAATAAAGAGATTTTTATAGGTGTCGTCAACTATGGATGGCGTCCTACTATCCAGGAAGAAGGAAGGCTGAATCTAGAGGTTCATCTGATAGATTTTGAAGGCAACCTTTATGGACAAACGCTTTCCTTATTCAATTTTCATTTTATCAGAGAAGAAAAAAAATTCCTTTCGGTCGAAGAACTCAAGCAGCAGATAGCCACAGATATCGAAAAAACAAAAAGTTTTTTCTATGATCCTATCTGA
- the truB gene encoding tRNA pseudouridine(55) synthase TruB, translating to MDIDGVLLVDKPKGYTSHDMVDFVRKKFNIKKVGHCGTLDPMATGLLVLVLGKATKIQDLLMSEDKRYEGVLRLGQSTTTQDSDGKIVEEKPVPPLSLEEIKQVFDRFVGDFYQIPPMISAIKSHGVPLYKLAREGKEVERKPRLVHVYSYQIKKWESPFIDFEVFCGKGFYVRTYCHDIGQALGCGGHLFSLVRLQSGNFKLAQALRFDALQSMQSPKDLLNHVLSLPEVSRIRRQ from the coding sequence ATGGATATTGACGGCGTACTACTGGTGGATAAGCCCAAAGGCTATACCTCCCATGACATGGTTGATTTTGTAAGGAAAAAATTCAACATCAAAAAAGTTGGTCATTGCGGTACTTTAGACCCAATGGCCACAGGGTTGCTTGTGCTTGTTCTTGGAAAGGCGACAAAGATTCAGGATCTGCTGATGTCGGAAGACAAACGGTATGAAGGAGTCCTCCGCCTTGGCCAATCAACAACCACTCAGGATTCCGATGGAAAGATCGTAGAAGAAAAGCCTGTCCCTCCTCTCTCTCTAGAAGAAATCAAGCAGGTCTTTGACCGGTTTGTTGGCGATTTCTATCAAATTCCACCCATGATCTCAGCCATAAAAAGTCACGGAGTCCCACTCTATAAACTAGCTAGAGAGGGAAAAGAGGTGGAAAGAAAACCAAGACTTGTCCATGTTTACTCCTACCAAATAAAAAAATGGGAATCGCCTTTTATCGACTTCGAAGTTTTCTGCGGGAAAGGCTTCTATGTCCGAACCTACTGTCATGACATAGGACAGGCTCTTGGCTGTGGCGGGCATCTCTTTTCCTTGGTTCGGCTTCAATCCGGCAATTTCAAACTGGCTCAAGCCCTTCGCTTTGATGCTCTTCAATCCATGCAGAGTCCCAAAGATTTATTAAACCATGTACTTTCTCTACCAGAAGTTTCCAGAATCCGCAGACAATGA